A single Lactuca sativa cultivar Salinas chromosome 8, Lsat_Salinas_v11, whole genome shotgun sequence DNA region contains:
- the LOC111878205 gene encoding protein DETOXIFICATION 44, chloroplastic isoform X1: MSSICLFHHNHLLIRSRNFQHDNRCFRVQSFTQIPDSSIRFRNLPKSSSRQNPSTSSPERPVEKPGFKSQIDSNDDDENLDEVAPSSPSGSTSSNPFASLIQSFRDKLTFDELGMEIMSIALPAALALAADPITSLVDTAFVGHLGSAELAAVGVSISISNLVAKLFNIPLLNITTSFVAEEQAVLVNGDDDDDDDSTSVSHGGSKKKFLPSVSTSLALAAAFGIGETIALFFGSGSLLNTMGIPVDSPMRIPAQQFTSIRAFGAPAIVLALAAQGTFRGFKDTKTPLYAIAAGNLVNAILDPILIFFSGLGISGAAIATVISEYLIAFILLWKLNQEVQLVTPNVDGDKVARYLKSGGLLMWRSFAVLVTMTLSTSIAAREGSIPMAAYQICLEVWLALSLLTDALALAGQAILASSYSQKNYGESRRVIDRVLKIGLISGGSLAFVLFLGFGQLSSLFTTDSQVLNIARSGTLFVAASQPMNAIAFVLDGLYYGVLDFGYASYSMVVIGLGTCLFFLLVVPQFGLPGVWTGLFLFMTLRVVAGILRLGTKKGPWKLVYSQTNQDQDQVNR; encoded by the exons ATGAGCAGCATCTGTCTCTTTCACCACAATCATCTTCTTATTCGCTCACGAAATTTTCAACATGATAATCGCTGTTTCAGAGTTCAATCATTCACACAAATCCCTGATTCTTCAATTCGATTTCGAAACCTACCCAAATCATCATCCAGGCAAAACCCTAGCACTTCATCCCCAGAACGCCCGGTAGAAAAACCCGGATTTAAATCCCAAATTGATTCAAATGATGACGACGAGAACTTGGATGAAGTCGCACCTTCTTCACCTTCCGGTTCGACTTCATCCAACCCATTCGCATCgttgattcaaagttttag AGATAAGCTTACGTTTGATGAACTCGGAATGGAGATCATGTCGATTGCATTGCCAGCTGCATTAGCTCTTGCTGCTGATCCAATTACTTCACTCGTTGATACTGCATTTGTTGGTCATTTAG GCTCTGCTGAATTGGCTGCTGTTGGTGTTTCCATATCAATATCTAACCTGGTAGCAAAATTGTTTAATATTCCCCTACTCAATATCACAACCTCATTTGTTGCTGAAGAACAAGCAGTTTTAGtcaatggtgatgatgatgatgatgatgattccaCTTCTGTCAGCCATGGTGGAAGTAAGAAGAAGTTTCTTCCATCTGTTTCAACTTCTTTAGCCTTAGCTGCTGCTTTTGGGATTGGGGAAACCATAGCACTTTTCTTTGGGTCTGGATCACTATTGAACACCATGGGTATACCTGTT GATTCACCAATGAGAATACCAGCACAACAGTTTACTTCCATAAGGGCATTTGGAGCTCCAGCAATTGTATTAGCCTTAGCTGCTCAAGGAACTTTTCGTGGCTTTAAAGATACTAAAACTCCTCTATATGCTATTG CTGCTGGAAATTTGGTAAATGCCATATTGGATCcaattttgattttcttttctgGACTTGGAATTAGTGGAGCTGCAATCGCAACGGTAATTTCTGA ATATCTGAttgctttcatcctactttggaaaCTAAATCAAGAAGTCCAACTTGTTACTCCAAATGTAGATGGAGATAAAGTTGCTCGATATTTAAAATCTG GGGGGCTTTTAATGTGGAGGAGTTTTGCTGTTCTTGTGACTATGACTTTATCTACATCAATAGCTGCAAGAGAAGGTTCTATTCCCATGGCTGCTTATCAGATCTGTTTAGAAGTTTGGTTGGCTCTTTCTTTGCTTACTGATGCTTTAGCACTTGCAGGACAG GCGATTCTTGCAAGTAGTTATTCACAAAAGAACTATGGTGAATCACGCAGAGTAATAGACAGAGTTCTTAAG ATTGGATTAATATCTGGAGGTAGTTTAGCTTTTGTGTTGTTCTTAGGGTTTGGACAATTGTCTTCCTTATTTACCACAGACTCACAAGTTCTAAATATTGCAAGATCTGGTACCTTG TTTGTAGCTGCATCTCAACCGATGAATGCTATAGCATTTGTTCTTGATGGGCTATACTATGgagttttggattttggatatgCTTCATATTCCATG GTGGTGATTGGATTAGGAACTTGTTTGTTCTTTCTTCTTGTTGTTCCTCAATTTGGTCTTCCTGGAGTTTGGACAGGATTGTTTTTATTTATGACATTGCGTGTAGTGGCTGGAATATTGAG GTTAGGAACAAAGAAAGGACCATGGAAACTTGTTTACTCTCAAACcaatcaagatcaagatcaagttaaccgatga
- the LOC111878205 gene encoding protein DETOXIFICATION 44, chloroplastic isoform X2, protein MSSICLFHHNHLLIRSRNFQHDNRCFRVQSFTQIPDSSIRFRNLPKSSSRQNPSTSSPERPVEKPGFKSQIDSNDDDENLDEVAPSSPSGSTSSNPFASLIQSFRDKLTFDELGMEIMSIALPAALALAADPITSLVDTAFVGHLGSAELAAVGVSISISNLVAKLFNIPLLNITTSFVAEEQAVLVNGDDDDDDDSTSVSHGGSKKKFLPSVSTSLALAAAFGIGETIALFFGSGSLLNTMGIPVDSPMRIPAQQFTSIRAFGAPAIVLALAAQGTFRGFKDTKTPLYAIAAGNLVNAILDPILIFFSGLGISGAAIATVISEYLIAFILLWKLNQEVQLVTPNVDGDKVARYLKSGGLLMWRSFAVLVTMTLSTSIAAREGSIPMAAYQICLEVWLALSLLTDALALAGQAILASSYSQKNYGESRRVIDRVLKIGLISGGSLAFVLFLGFGQLSSLFTTDSQVLNIARSGTLFVAASQPMNAIAFVLDGLYYGVLDFGYASYSMVVIGLGTCLFFLLVVPQFGLPGVWTGLFLFMTLRVVAGILRNKERTMETCLLSNQSRSRSS, encoded by the exons ATGAGCAGCATCTGTCTCTTTCACCACAATCATCTTCTTATTCGCTCACGAAATTTTCAACATGATAATCGCTGTTTCAGAGTTCAATCATTCACACAAATCCCTGATTCTTCAATTCGATTTCGAAACCTACCCAAATCATCATCCAGGCAAAACCCTAGCACTTCATCCCCAGAACGCCCGGTAGAAAAACCCGGATTTAAATCCCAAATTGATTCAAATGATGACGACGAGAACTTGGATGAAGTCGCACCTTCTTCACCTTCCGGTTCGACTTCATCCAACCCATTCGCATCgttgattcaaagttttag AGATAAGCTTACGTTTGATGAACTCGGAATGGAGATCATGTCGATTGCATTGCCAGCTGCATTAGCTCTTGCTGCTGATCCAATTACTTCACTCGTTGATACTGCATTTGTTGGTCATTTAG GCTCTGCTGAATTGGCTGCTGTTGGTGTTTCCATATCAATATCTAACCTGGTAGCAAAATTGTTTAATATTCCCCTACTCAATATCACAACCTCATTTGTTGCTGAAGAACAAGCAGTTTTAGtcaatggtgatgatgatgatgatgatgattccaCTTCTGTCAGCCATGGTGGAAGTAAGAAGAAGTTTCTTCCATCTGTTTCAACTTCTTTAGCCTTAGCTGCTGCTTTTGGGATTGGGGAAACCATAGCACTTTTCTTTGGGTCTGGATCACTATTGAACACCATGGGTATACCTGTT GATTCACCAATGAGAATACCAGCACAACAGTTTACTTCCATAAGGGCATTTGGAGCTCCAGCAATTGTATTAGCCTTAGCTGCTCAAGGAACTTTTCGTGGCTTTAAAGATACTAAAACTCCTCTATATGCTATTG CTGCTGGAAATTTGGTAAATGCCATATTGGATCcaattttgattttcttttctgGACTTGGAATTAGTGGAGCTGCAATCGCAACGGTAATTTCTGA ATATCTGAttgctttcatcctactttggaaaCTAAATCAAGAAGTCCAACTTGTTACTCCAAATGTAGATGGAGATAAAGTTGCTCGATATTTAAAATCTG GGGGGCTTTTAATGTGGAGGAGTTTTGCTGTTCTTGTGACTATGACTTTATCTACATCAATAGCTGCAAGAGAAGGTTCTATTCCCATGGCTGCTTATCAGATCTGTTTAGAAGTTTGGTTGGCTCTTTCTTTGCTTACTGATGCTTTAGCACTTGCAGGACAG GCGATTCTTGCAAGTAGTTATTCACAAAAGAACTATGGTGAATCACGCAGAGTAATAGACAGAGTTCTTAAG ATTGGATTAATATCTGGAGGTAGTTTAGCTTTTGTGTTGTTCTTAGGGTTTGGACAATTGTCTTCCTTATTTACCACAGACTCACAAGTTCTAAATATTGCAAGATCTGGTACCTTG TTTGTAGCTGCATCTCAACCGATGAATGCTATAGCATTTGTTCTTGATGGGCTATACTATGgagttttggattttggatatgCTTCATATTCCATG GTGGTGATTGGATTAGGAACTTGTTTGTTCTTTCTTCTTGTTGTTCCTCAATTTGGTCTTCCTGGAGTTTGGACAGGATTGTTTTTATTTATGACATTGCGTGTAGTGGCTGGAATATTGAG GAACAAAGAAAGGACCATGGAAACTTGTTTACTCTCAAACcaatcaagatcaagatcaagttaa
- the LOC111878206 gene encoding uncharacterized protein LOC111878206, whose product MDDISVQKIQISGTTLASLIQRVSSSVGDVDGLLFGRVTHITPLTLSDDSSASASATTSDQSTLIATVTSFYSFTSTSTFYSPSGHLDTPTLNNLLSTSSSSDDRLIGWFSGRRKTHLRPSMRESSVTSALASNTQLSSQVQNSPKSHAFPPCIFFLLTTPFQDQLIHTHEYKAFQFQSSTDSFDPKTLDVVNLGPAFRGHYSDFTPKSPFPDLPFEVKGLNCESMVEDLGKKENEKFEKLCDQGLKIERLKNLMGSQASNYTAELEELYNSMLKKLNGLAKLVEQSSARVLEQENHNMKLRYKVAGFE is encoded by the exons ATGGACGACATCTCCGTACAGAAGATTCAAATCTCCGGCACAACCCTTGCTTCCTTGATCCAGCGTGTTTCCTCCTCCGTCGGCGATGTCGATGGTCTACTCTTTGGCCGTGTAACTCACATAACCCCTTTAACTCTCTCCGACGATTCTTCCGCTTCCGCCTCTGCCACCACCTCCGATCAATCAACTCTCATCGCCACCGTCACCTCATTCTACTCCTTCACCTCTACATCCACATTCTACTCCCCATCCGGCCACCTCGACACACCAACGCTCAACAACCTTCTCTCCACTTCCTCATCCTCCGACGATCGCCTCATCGGATGGTTTTCTGGCCGCCGTAAAACCCACCTTCGGCCATCCATGAGAGAAAGCTCCGTCACCTCTGCGCTGGCATCCAATACCCAGTTGTCTTCCCAAGTCCAAAACTCCCCCAAATCTCATGCTTTTCCCCCTTGCATCTTCTTCCTCCTAACGACGCCGTTCCAGGACCAATTAATCCACACTCACGAATACAAAGCCTTCCAGTTCCAATCATCAACCGATTCCTTCGACCCCAAAACCCTAGACGTGGTGAATTTGGGTCCAGCTTTCCGGGGTCATTACAGTGATTTCACACCCAAATCCCCATTTCCCGATCTGCCATTTGAGGTGAAGGGATTAAATTGCGAGTCTATGGTTGAAGATTTGGGTAAAAAGGAGAATGAAAAGTTTGAAAAATTATGTGACCAGGGATTGAAAATCGAAAGATTGAAAAATCTAATGGGTTCACAGGCATCTAATTATACTGCCGAATTGGAGGAGCTGTATAATTCAATGCTTAAGAAGTTGAATGGATTAGCTAAGCTTGTCGAACAATCGTCTGCTAGGGTTCTTGAACAG GAAAATCATAATATGAAGTTGAGATATAAAGTTGCAGGATTTGAATGA